From Platichthys flesus chromosome 19, fPlaFle2.1, whole genome shotgun sequence:
AGCTGTGGTGAAGAGATAAAATGGGAGATTCTctacaaaaaatatttgaacCCTTTGATTTCCATGTCTTCCATTGAAATCACATTAGAAAGGAAAGGGGCCTGTGTGCTGATAGATTATAGAAACAGAAATGACTTTATTATTCCAAGATATTTTGTAggaacaaaaatgaaatgtagtCGAGCCTATGCCTAGAGTAACGTGTTCTTACCTATCCCTTTATTGAGATGGAGATAGAAGGTTATAACTTCCTGTCACCCTAGAATTAGACACAAGGCACATGAGAtgcaaaatataatatttttaatacacAATAAATCAATTATACCAGGTGACCATTTGAgtacacagaaaaaaataaaataaaaatatttatttcgAATGGTttacttttatctttttcattcTCATCAGGTAAAGCCCATATACTGTACAGACATTGTATTGCATTTAATAAATATGTACtagcttattttttttgtacaataaATTCCATTTCTTTTCAACACACAATAAATcctctgaaacaacaaacacagcaatACACGAACAGCAATACTCAGGCATGTTTCTGGAGATCGTATGGAGACACGTTAGCGGTGATATCAAAGCACTGGACTCGAAGCCACATGAACCACGTCGGCGTGTTTTGGCTACTTTGCAAATGTGAGCGGCACCGTTAAACAAATGTTCTGACTCGTGTGTGTCGGTGTCAACACATGGAGACAGTTGTTGACCATCTGCTGAGACTTCACAAATCCTTCCATCAGATTGACTTCACATGGATTTCCCTGGGATTGCTCTCTACCAAAGAAAACCGGTCACAATATAAAGGCTTGTTGCCATTATATGTGAGAAAAGCTGTCATCATTTGCAATGAAGGATTAGTCGGGGTGCTGCAGATTTCTATCttaaatgtacacacactcaacaaTGATTATATCCATAGCTACATACCACTGATTAGCTTTCACCGAGCTGACCCTTGAAATGTTAACACTTCAGGTGCTTTACAAGTCTGTGGGGACCTGAAGAACAAGCAGGTGCAATCCGCCTGAGTAGAGAATCCTGTGTGCTGCGTTGTTTCGTCCACTCAAgctaagagtgtgtgtgtgggggggggggggggggggactcctcCACAGGAATGCACTGCTTCAGATCCAATAGAGCAGCGACAACTTGACGGCCTTCTCAAATGATTGGTCGAAAGGCGTCCTCTACAGGACAAGAAACGTAACCGAGGGAGCATGACAAGTTGCCGAAGTGGAGCAGCGGCTGTCAGCCTCTGAGGAAGGAGTTTATCTTTGAATCAGTTTGAAGAAGGAGATCTCGAGGTAATAGTGAAGAGAAAATGCACAATTTCTCCAGAATATTTGAACAGCTATCCTAAAACTTGTTGCCAGTTCAAGCAAGGAACTAGATATACGAGGCGAAGTAGATCTGCAGGGCAAGACAGAGGCTATGAAAGGGGAAGTGAAAAGGAAGCACGCTGTCTTCACTGCACGCCACCAGCTCAAAGTCAACCACCGCCGCTGCTCTCATGAAGCTGCAAGGAAGCACAACCTGTCTGCACTGATCCGTCTCTCGCTGTTAAAGCTGAATTCCCCAGCCAGAGTGAAATGCTGTTAGTCCAGCAGAAGAAAGGTACTGAACATCTGCATCAACCACTTGCGTTGATTCTGGAGAAACGTTTGTCTTCACAGAAATAAAATCTAGGATAGGTAGCAAAGGTTGAAAGATCATTATAGAGGCAGCACACAGCATAAGGAGCAGAGGAAATGATGCAACTCCATATGCGAAACGTGTGAAATCGGTGTGCACAGGGTTTACAGTTTCAGTCTTGATATCCTGCCAGCTTGTGTGTGTCGAAGGCTCAGAAAGGCCAGCGAGTGGTAGTGGTGCTCAGAGACAAACCAGTGGCCGCACATTGCACTTGAACACAACCCAGTACCTTCGTCTGTAGCACCTCTACTGTCCACTCAACCAAACCGCCTCACAATGTCTGATGATATCACTCGAAACATATTCAAGTGTATCACAAATTGTAAACGTGTATGGCCGGTAGAACTTAACGGGGGAAGGGCAATGCACTGGAGAATTTGGTCGCTGTATCCCTGAAAAAATGGCTAAGTTTAAGGCAAAATAAAGACAATCCTGAAGCAGTTTCAACAAGGGTCACTCCACTAGGTGAACAACAACACTTCCAAAATAGATGTACAGGCAACACTTGCATTTTCGGAACGTGGAGAGGAGCAAGTGCAGATGAGTTGTCTTACAACAAAGAGCAGTGTTAGCGACCGATTCACATTTTTTCAGCGCTTGCCAATCATTTACACTGATTCCTTTCCTCTCGAATACAGAACTATGTGGTTGTGTCGGTATCTTGAATCGATTTGGAACAAAGAATTGTGGGAGTCGTGTTATCACTTGTTCTCTATGAGGGTCTGCACCTTCTGGACCAGGTCTCGGGCCATCGTCAGGACCTGGGAGACGTCGTGATGCTCGGCCATTTCTGAGGAGAGAGTTtgaaaatcattttgttttttaaaaagataaaaacaaaaaaatatttgtggACCAAACCTTACTGAGAACTGCCCTGCACACTGTCTTACTCGCATTGATACTTTTATTTGCAACATCTTGTAGGATTCTATCTATACTCTGGTAATTGTTTTTCAGCACTAATTCTACTATATTATAGCCCTTGTATTTCTTACCATTGAAGAACTTGATGATGTCCGTGAAGTCCATGTTGTTCTCCAGGATGATGTCTCTATACATCTCCACAAGCGCCAGAGCGATGAAGAGCACAAAGTGCTCGGAGGACGTGTGTTTGGCCACCCAGATGGTTTCCCACACAGAGAACACATCATCGTACACCATTTCTATTTGCACAAAAAACAGAGATAAATCAGATTTCATTCAGCATCATGTTGCAAATGAGTAATGATTCATTCAGGCAGATATCATAATGCCTGCGTTTCCCATCACCTCTTTTAAAGTCCAGTAGAAACCAGCGATAGCAGAAGTAGAAGTGGGTGTAGTCTCCATTCTGCTGCATCAGTTCAAACAGCTCAGAGTCCAGGATCTGGatgtgtataaaaaaaaaatgccttcaCTTTCCATCTACAGCTTGTTTGACAAGGCAtctgtgcacatgcatgtaaaTTATACCTGGATAAGAGAACGCATGTTGGCAAAGTGAGAGTCCATGGCACCTCCATGAGGGAAATTATtgttcatcctcttcatcatttcaGTGAAGCAGCTGAATGCCATGACCTCTGggaaacgcacgcacacacacacacaccgttagTGTGGCCTTTAAGGTACACTAGCAAAGCTGATATTGACAGAATGAAGATTCACTGACCATCGTCCAGAATCACCAGCAGGGGCGCCAGCAGATCACACATGCCCTGGACGTAACCTATGTCCAGGTGCTGCCACACGTAACTATGAAGACGGTCACAGGGTTTATTTCGGTTGAGACAAACCGTAGATGTATTTAGTTTGGCTCAACATTTACCTGCACATGATGTTACGCAGCTTCTCCAGGTTCTCAGGGGTGAAGTAATAATATGTTCTGTCACAGCGTCTGACATCTTTGTCAATGCGGTGCAAGTTGATCAAGTACATATCCAGAATTTCTTGCTGCAAAAATAAACttcattcagtttttgttttactcCTGAAAAAGAAGAGGTACAGGTATGTCTAGTTGTTATTTTGAATACTTACAGAATAGGTTTGTTCTCCTGAGGATTCATCGTGTTTGGCGTCGACTTCCGCCTCGGCAGCCTCGGCTTCAGCGAGCACATTGTCCATCTCCGGCTCCTCCTCAGAAAGGCCCGGGTCGGTGGCCTCAGGACTGGTGTTACAAGCCGTGTCCAGATGGTGATCTGGGACGAGCCCCTCGGACGCCATCCTTTCTCGTTGTGCCGGAGACATCGGGGGTGCAGCGAGGCCTGGAAAAGGCCTGAACTTAATGTGCTCAGAGGTCACACACGTTATCCCTGCAGGGATGTCCTCCATTTCCAGCGCAGAGGGAGAGTCGTCTGAATCCGCCGTGTCTGGAGACCGCCGGGAGTGGGACGTTAACGTGAGGCTCCCCCTCGAAGCCGTCTGAAGAGCATTCAGCACCTGCCTGACTGGTGAATTGGAATCGGGTTTCTCAAATGGAATTTCTGCTGGTTTGTCCTTTTTGGTTTCGGCCAAGTCACAAAGTGTTGCTTCTGCTTCCTTTCTCTCTGACTCCGTGGTCTTGATCGTTTGTGATGAAATCTCAGGAGGAGTTTCAAAGCTCTCTGGCTTTACTTCTGCAGCAGGTGAACATAAAGGCTCCACTTCCACGTCTTTGCTCTTGTGTGCTTGAAAAGTCAGGGTCTGCCCAAGTGGAGGAGCTTGGAAGTATTCGTTGTGAATCTCCGTTTCTAACTTCAGAACATTGGTGTTCTCTGGTGCAGATCTTCTATTCTTGTTGGGGTCTATTGCTTTGAATTCTTTAGATGGCTCATTTGCTGTTAAATCTTTTTCTTCTACTTCAGGTTTTTTCTCAGCTTCACACGTCTCTTTCGACTCACTGACCTGTTTGTCTTCAACAACCTCCTTTTGTGCAACTGTCTCCATCTCTTCCATCTCAGACACCTTGTCCTTGGCAACTGGCTCCACAACATTGGTCCCTCCTGGCTGTGATCCAGCTTTGATATTCTCATTTAAGACATCAGATGCTGCGGCCGTGGAAAGTGGTGTTGTAGATCCATCAGCTGACTCTGTGACAAGAGGCCTGTTTTCCAAACCTGGATTTGACAGACCTGGGGAAGAGGCGTTGAAGGAGGGAAGCTGTGGAGAGGCGGCAGTGGCCTTCGTGTCGTCCTTCACTGGACTGCAGCACTGCACGTCTCCCTCCTCAGGCCTGGGCTCAGACTCAATCTGCTCCGCTGCCTGAACCGATTCAAAGACCTGGCAACCCAAGAACAGCAAAGCCCATGCAATGCATTTAGGATCAAACAGCACTGAGAAAAGTTAAATCCAGAAAGTTAGTACATAAGTAACAAATCACATACTTTTCATTAGTATATTTCCAAAGTACAATACTTCCCAACCCTCCAGGCAGCCTATGGTCTCATTTGTGTCATTACCCCATACAAACAACTTAGAGGTTTGATGGAATGTATATTTTATCACAATGAACATTCGGTCACAGCTCCATTAATGAAATTGCAAAATATTGTTTCATATTGTTTCCCTGCCTCCTTTAACCGAGTCCACTGAAAACAATTTAGCACAATCTCTGGATTGATTCTCATAATATTCGGCTTGTTCCCCAAGAATGGCCACTAGAGACTTCCCTCTAGCACCACCTGAAGGCCAAAGTTATTCATTTTCCTGTGATATGATATTCAtggttaaagaaaaacacattcatttgatGGATCACTGACCTCATGTATTATTTGATGGATTACCATTGGATTACATTCACACAATCCTGTCGCCCTATGGTTGAATCAATTTGGTGGCTCTGACTTTTCATCTAGTTTCAAACTGACTATATGTCTGTTGCAAGAAAGTTAACTCAGTTTTAATCATGCTTTTGGAAATACTTGGAGGCCCATGTCTGCCATCCTAAATGTTATAGATGCTCTGGAACCTGTTATCTCCAAATAAGATTTAATAATTggactaaaacacacaaaacaccgGGTTTCTTTATTATTAGAGCTACAGTAGCTGTGGTGATGTTGATGTCTACCTGTGCACTACTGCTGGAATCACTCTGTGCGCTGGCATTCTGTTGTTCTGAGCTGCTGCTTAGAGACGACTGCagtgacacacaggagacaaacaGCAGAAGCGTACAACATTTAGAACTGTGGTCAGAACACTATAAAATGTTTCCTATCGTGTCGGGTCTGTTCCGATTTCGTTTTTTCCACAACGAAGCACGTTTATGTACTAAATCGTCCAACTTGCATCTGTGCTGATGGTGGAGTCGCGCTGTACTGGGGCCCTTTCCACACTGGCCCCGGACGAACACCTGGCGATGGCCGCGgcgtgtttctctctctccctctgacgGACGATGGCCTCGCAGCCCTGCCACTCCTTCATAGTCTGCTCGTACATGACCCGCATCTGTTCATCGATCTGGAAGAGAAAACTTAGAATAAATATACAACACATCCAATGCAGTGTTCATGCATCATACACACTACAAAACCTTGACAGAAATACCTCCAGCCGGGATTTCTCCGTCGTGGTGAACTGGTAGTGTCCCAACAGGAAGGGCCAGACCTCTTTGCGTAGTGACGGGGCCACGCCACCAAAATACACAAGCCTGTGTATCTCCTTCTCCTCGTAGGCCTGACCAAGAGGAGATAGTTATTTATCAACTCACACCAGGATAGGACTATTTAATATAACCATGAATAATTGTTATGGCCTGTTGCTCAATTCTTATTCTTACAGAGCTTTCTTTGAGGAACCTGTTCCAGACCTCCACAGTGAGGCCTGCCTGGGCCCCACAGGGCACATCATGGTCAACTATGGTGGTGTTCACCAGAGCAGAAAGGTGGGTGCGGACTGTTGACAGGTGACGGCAGTATGCAAGCCCTGTAGAGGAAAGATAAACATTTCATATTGGATATTAAGAATGATTGTTTCACTGAGAGCAATCATTTTGAATGAAACCCTGAATCGTTGCTTCTCACATCCATAGAAAGCACGGGAGATTATCTGGTACTTCATGGTGTCGCAGAGGAGCTTTAAGGAAGCCCTGGAAGAAACGTGGAAAAGGGCAAAGTTAGTCGAGTGGAATAATCAGAATCAGGATTTGAGGCCGTCCCTGGGGAAATAATTACCTTTCTTGATTGCAGCCATTAGGCAGAGAGCCGTCAGAGGAGCCATTTTGTGAGCAAGAGGAGCACGAGGACTTTCTGGGGGTTGGCTGCCACATGTTCACACCCTGGTCCATCAGCTCTAGAGCCACTAAACAGCATAATACCCCCAATCAATACAGCTATTGAGGCAATCCGCAtaataagcaaataaaaaacaataaatggtcaaaataattaaaaaaaaagtaaatgaatcTAACTGAATCTATACCTATTTGTTTAGAGTGTAAATTTGTTGTTGAGAGTGTAAATAAACGTCAGATGTAATCTCTCATGATAACTCATTGGATTATCTGAGGGAGGCAGAACAGGAAGATTGAAGACACTTACTGAACTCCATCTGAACCCCAGGAAATAGGATTCGAAACACATAATCGGTTGCTTCATCATCCTCCTTATCCGAGACAGAATCACATGAGCTGTGTGGACTCCTGTTCCGCAACTTGGGGAAAACCTTTCCCTGCGAGCGGAGAGACCACTGCATGTTAGCCAAGCACAGACTCATACATTGATTATTGAGAATGTTAGGCGCAGAAAGGATTTCACCGCGCCCACCTTTCCCCTCTGATTCCAGAGCGGCGGGTCCAGCTGTCCGTGAGGTAGCAGGCCGGTCTCCAGGCAAGTCAGAAACTGGAGGAGGTGGCCACCTTTGGGGAAATGTAGAGGGGGTCTCTGGATCCCATCCTGGCTCACCAAAACTACTGTCCCTCCACTGTTCACTGGAGAGATAAACACAGACGAGCAGGATAAATAACTCTTTAAGCTCCTTCGTTGGGTACGATTATAAAATGGGGTGCTAGTTTACCTTGCTGGTGACAGTGGAGATACACGATATCTTCCAAACGAATTGTCATGGCGTAGTCCCAATAAACACTGAAAGAAAGATGTGAACCCATTGAGCAGACTGTGTAAAGCAGAGACCTTCCACTTGTGACACTGGGTTCTAATAGTCTAACAGACCTTTTCTCTGAGTCTAACTCCCCCACGTTTCCATTCATCAGCTGATTGGGCGTCCATTTCAGTGTCATGACATCTGCAGTTTGATGCAGAGACAGATAGCCTGGGATGGCCTCCATGTCATCTCTCTGCAGAAACATATACCAGCTTGTCTGATTGCAACGCTCTTTAGATAACCACAGTTAAATCAGCTACCAGAGGCAGCAAGTTCCCTATTATGTGAATAATGCTCAATTAATAATCACTCTGTTAGAGCAGACACTAGATTTTATATATCTAGAATTCAAATTGAGAGCCTTTAGAGCATTTTAGGATTTCAAAAGGATAActgattttgtgtttgcataCCATTACTCTCCAGGAGATCTGTAAAATAACCGCATATTAtgggatgaaaaatgaaatgtgagaaGTATTCTAATCATCTGCGATATCCGTAAAAGGGATTGTTTCTTTCAGAGAACTGTTTAAGGTAGAATGAGTTCACCAAAATTGAATTACCTGAGGAGttaatgatttttctttttaaataggaaataaaagacacacaccGGCTGCACCAGCACATTGTTCTTCCCAAACAGCAGCGTGGCTCTGGAGTTTTGGTGGAGCGACTCCACGTACTCCCTCACCCACATGAGAGGGCGGTCGTCCATGCTGCCGCTGGACTGCCTCTTCTGGATCTGATACAGAGGAATATGTGATCACAGGTCTGATGTCACACACACTATAGCTTATTGTGTCGGGGAAATCAATGAAGTTCTGCATTGTCTAACCAGGGCAGGTCGTCTGGAGGGAGAATCCTGCCGGCAGTGGCCGCTGTGGATTCGGTGTCGCTGCACCAGCTCGTCAGCGGAGGGGTCCGTCCAGAAGTGGTCGGCGGTCTTGACTTTGGTGTACTCCAGCGCACAGGGTCCCACTGTAAGACAGGTTTGACTGGTTTAAAGTAAGACAGATGTTGTCAAGTAAGGCGGAGTAAAGGGTTGCAGTCGCTCCATGTGCAGATTAGTGAGGTTTTTTAATACCCAATAGAGATGCAAGAATTGGTCCGTCAGTTGGATCCATCAGCATCGCTTCTCTCTCATAGAAGGCACTGCAGAATTCAAATTGAGAGCCTTTAGAGCATTTTAGGATTTCAAAAGGATAActgattttgtgtttgcataCCAATACTCTCCAGGAGATCTGTAAAATAACCGCATATTAtgggatgaaaaatgaaatgtgagaaGTATTCTAATCATCTGCGATATCCGTAAAAGGGATTGTTTCTTTCAGAGAACTGCTTAAGGTAGAATGAGTTTACCAAAATTGAATTACCTGAGGAGTTAATGTACTGAGGCCACACATTTAATGATGTGTACAAATACCTGCTGTTCTCTACCAAGTACAAGATAATCTtgtccagcagcttctccatcAGGGCAGTTCGGATCCACAGGTGTTTCACCGCCTGAGGGGGGAGGTTGCCAAACTTTGACTGCCGACTGCGCTCGTTACTCAGTGAGGAATTGTTCTGTTTActggaaaacaggaaataaacctGACAGATGAGACGTCTGTGTAGCAGCTCATTAGTATGCAATGTGGCACATACAGTAGAAAGCAAAGGGAAAAGACATACAAGACTTAAAGAGAAAGACTGCATAGTCACTGGCCTCTTATTTGCAGAATGTGGATTTCACCTGTTTTCTATgatctgctccagctcctggaCCTTGTGGCAGAGATCTTCAGCAGGTGTAAAGCTTTTTGCCACCTTCATAAAAAGTGCTGCAACCTTGTTACTGCACAGCAGGCCTGCAATACGGCGTTTCAGCCCATGGAGCATGCAGGACTCCACCACGgctgcacacaagcacacagagtATTAGTATATTCATTTGGCACCGATTTCtggtttatacatttttttaaacatttgaggtgcgatatatattttatttggcATGAGCACACTATCATTTGTTCTCTGTGAAAACCTCACGCCTTTATAGTttcttcaacaaaaaaaaacaggtgacAGGGAAGGCACAGGTGGCACCAGTAGAAATAGACTTGAATCTGTCCGACACTGACTACTGTTGCTAGGATATGAGGGATGTGAATCACACATGCATCACTCCTGGTTAGTATCAACACCTCTGAAGGGTGTTCTACTTTAATGCAGTCCATCTCATCCGCTCTAGTAAACAGAAACACTCATGGCTTATAACatgagaaacattaaaaaatatattagaaTACAATTTTAGGAGTGACAAGGCTTGAATTGAACAGAATGTAAAGGAGCATTTTGCCCAGTGAGGATGAAAACGTGGGAGTTGACAGTCGTGTCAACCATCAGTCtgtactgtgcatgtgtgaccaATACTGTGACCTCTGCTATCAGATACAGTATGTTCTGTGCTATAATCTCAGTAATTAGCACTAATCGACAGaactatttttttttgggggggggggctattttCTCTACGatgcacaaaacaaaatgattccACAAAATTCTCAATTtctctaatatttatatgtataataaAAGCTTAGAGTGCAGTGAAATAACAATAGATTCAATAGATAAACTCATTTACCACAGAAAGATATGATGTGGCTGCTGTCCACATGCACAAACTTCCTTgtcactgcctcctccatgatTTGTTTCACCTACGAGAGAAGGGTGCATGGTGAGAC
This genomic window contains:
- the sgsm1b gene encoding small G protein signaling modulator 1: MMFSPVTEAETRQKLLRNVKKEVKQIMEEAVTRKFVHVDSSHIISFCAVVESCMLHGLKRRIAGLLCSNKVAALFMKVAKSFTPAEDLCHKVQELEQIIENSKQNNSSLSNERSRQSKFGNLPPQAVKHLWIRTALMEKLLDKIILYLVENSSAFYEREAMLMDPTDGPILASLLVGPCALEYTKVKTADHFWTDPSADELVQRHRIHSGHCRQDSPSRRPALIQKRQSSGSMDDRPLMWVREYVESLHQNSRATLLFGKNNVLVQPRDDMEAIPGYLSLHQTADVMTLKWTPNQLMNGNVGELDSEKSVYWDYAMTIRLEDIVYLHCHQQVNSGGTVVLVSQDGIQRPPLHFPKGGHLLQFLTCLETGLLPHGQLDPPLWNQRGKGKVFPKLRNRSPHSSCDSVSDKEDDEATDYVFRILFPGVQMEFMALELMDQGVNMWQPTPRKSSCSSCSQNGSSDGSLPNGCNQERASLKLLCDTMKYQIISRAFYGWLAYCRHLSTVRTHLSALVNTTIVDHDVPCGAQAGLTVEVWNRFLKESSAYEEKEIHRLVYFGGVAPSLRKEVWPFLLGHYQFTTTEKSRLEIDEQMRVMYEQTMKEWQGCEAIVRQREREKHAAAIARCSSGASVERAPVQRDSTISTDSSLSSSSEQQNASAQSDSSSSAQVFESVQAAEQIESEPRPEEGDVQCCSPVKDDTKATAASPQLPSFNASSPGLSNPGLENRPLVTESADGSTTPLSTAAASDVLNENIKAGSQPGGTNVVEPVAKDKVSEMEEMETVAQKEVVEDKQVSESKETCEAEKKPEVEEKDLTANEPSKEFKAIDPNKNRRSAPENTNVLKLETEIHNEYFQAPPLGQTLTFQAHKSKDVEVEPLCSPAAEVKPESFETPPEISSQTIKTTESERKEAEATLCDLAETKKDKPAEIPFEKPDSNSPVRQVLNALQTASRGSLTLTSHSRRSPDTADSDDSPSALEMEDIPAGITCVTSEHIKFRPFPGLAAPPMSPAQRERMASEGLVPDHHLDTACNTSPEATDPGLSEEEPEMDNVLAEAEAAEAEVDAKHDESSGEQTYSQEILDMYLINLHRIDKDVRRCDRTYYYFTPENLEKLRNIMCSYVWQHLDIGYVQGMCDLLAPLLVILDDEVMAFSCFTEMMKRMNNNFPHGGAMDSHFANMRSLIQILDSELFELMQQNGDYTHFYFCYRWFLLDFKREMVYDDVFSVWETIWVAKHTSSEHFVLFIALALVEMYRDIILENNMDFTDIIKFFNEMAEHHDVSQVLTMARDLVQKVQTLIENK